One window of the Neorickettsia findlayensis genome contains the following:
- a CDS encoding class I fructose-bisphosphate aldolase, translated as MSLDKILSAYSHNSPGSRTNLARILEYGRLGGTGKLLILPVDQGFEHGPDESFYNNPLAYDPEYHIKLAVDAGLSAYAAPFSMLQDVAHKYPNHVPLILKLNTASKLFPKSCSPNQAFISTPEDAIRLGCVGVGLTIYPGSESYCSMLTEAAKVVAQAKAFGLVVVVWSYPRGGELSAKDETALDVVSYAAHMACLLGADIVKVKLPTSNLANKKSHLSSVEELSERVKVIVRSCFTGKRLVLFSGGQSKELPALYEEVRAIKKGGGNGSIIGRNAFQRSYRESLAMLSEIISLYKQ; from the coding sequence ATGAGTCTCGATAAGATACTGTCAGCATATTCTCATAACTCTCCTGGTTCTAGAACAAACCTTGCACGGATATTGGAGTACGGTCGTCTTGGTGGTACAGGAAAGCTATTGATTTTACCTGTGGATCAAGGATTTGAACACGGTCCAGACGAGAGTTTTTACAATAATCCCTTGGCTTATGATCCTGAATATCATATTAAATTAGCAGTCGATGCTGGCTTGAGCGCGTATGCTGCTCCATTCTCGATGCTGCAGGATGTGGCACATAAGTATCCCAACCATGTGCCGTTAATTTTGAAGCTCAATACTGCTAGTAAGCTCTTTCCAAAGAGTTGTTCGCCTAACCAGGCTTTCATCAGTACGCCGGAAGACGCTATCAGGTTAGGTTGTGTTGGCGTGGGGTTGACTATTTATCCTGGCTCTGAGAGTTATTGTTCAATGCTTACTGAGGCTGCAAAAGTTGTAGCACAGGCTAAGGCGTTTGGTCTTGTTGTTGTAGTATGGTCCTATCCACGTGGTGGTGAGCTTTCTGCTAAGGACGAAACCGCATTGGATGTTGTTTCGTATGCAGCGCACATGGCATGCCTTCTTGGTGCTGACATTGTTAAGGTGAAATTACCTACTTCTAATCTTGCCAATAAGAAGAGTCATCTTTCCTCAGTGGAGGAGCTTTCGGAAAGAGTGAAGGTAATAGTGAGGTCCTGCTTTACCGGTAAGAGGTTAGTGCTTTTTTCTGGTGGGCAAAGTAAGGAGTTGCCTGCGCTTTATGAAGAGGTTAGAGCAATCAAGAAGGGTGGTGGCAACGGGTCCATAATAGGTAGGAATGCATTTCAGAGATCTTATAGAGAATCTCTTGCAATGCTTTCAGAAATTATCTCGTTGTATAAGCAGTGA